Sequence from the Terriglobales bacterium genome:
CGCCATCTGGCTGAAGTAGCTCATCGTGCTCTCGCCCGCGTAAGCCTGCCAGGTTGTGGTAGTGGCGAAGCTGACTGCGGTATTGAGCGCAAGATGCGGCGTAAGGCGCGTGGTCAGATACTGCGGGAAATACCAGGGAAGGAATTGCTGGAGCCTCAGGATGAAGTACAGAACGATCTCGCCTATCAAGCCAAAGAGTACGAAGCAGGTAGCGTATTCTTTCCAGTCCATCTCTCGCTCGGGATCAACCCGTGCTATGCGATAGATCAATCGCTCCATCGCCAGACACGGTCGATCCAGCAGCGTTCGCTTTCGCGAGAAGACACGCGCCACGTATCCGCCGAGCGGCTTCACGAGCGCAGTCAGGATGGCCGCAAATAAGGCGTACTCGAGTATGGTGTGCGTACCCAACAGGATGATCCAGCTACTCGCATTCGATAAAACCGTTCGTAAAGACCGAATAAAAGGTTCGCAAAGACTTCATAAGCGCTCACCTCTCTCTTTATCATTTCTTTATGAACCTTTTATCCAATTTTCACGCCGGGCAGGATTGAATGAAAGAGAAAGTTCAAGCTCCCCTTGAGGGAGAAACGACCAAGGACATGGCCGCGACCACGATAATCCTTGCCGCAATCTGCCTCGGCGCAGTGGCATTCTTTGTTTGCGCCTTGATCGGCTTTTATCGCGCGGGCAAGCCCCGGATGAAACGCCCCCGGCTGAGAGTTGAACCGAAATCCTCTGCCACTCAGGCTCAGCAGCGCGGAAGACTGCTCATCATTCCTGTTATCTCCAGATCTCCAAACGGAGCGGTAACAGACAGCCGACGGGTGCAGGCCATTGACACATACTCGCCTGGTCGGATCCACAGCCGCCGGGCCATGCTGCGTTAGCCCCGACAGCCTTCATTTCCCGGTGCTCAAGCTTACCGCTTCAGATTTCTCTAGCGAAAGATCCCGCGCGCCGAATCCTTCGGCATTTCCCTTAAGGGAACGGCTATGGATCTTTTATGCGCTCTTTAGACAATCTTTATGCGCCAAAGTGTCCAATAAGCACGTTGCGAGGAGTAGCCTGTCACAAAGATGCACGCACCCTTCCGCGACGGAGAAAGCAATGAATCAAATTTTGTGCCGCCCCCGGTACGTTGTGGTGTGCTTACTTGCCCTCATCGTTTGGCAACAGAATAGTTTCGCGGCGGAACATGAAGAATCTCAGCAGGCATCGGCGACCGCTGATCAGCAGATTCCGCCCGCCGTGGCCAAAGAACTGGAAGCGATGAAGAAACGCATTGCTCAGTTGGAAGCGGAACTGAGCAGCCACATGGCCTCCAGTCAGCCCACTACGGCTGTGCAGAGCGCTAAAGGAACTGCGCCGATCTTGTCTGTGGCACCGGCAAAGCCCGCGGTACCCGCGGAAGAAGCCGTGGCCACTCCAGCCGCCGCCCCCGGCACCGAGAAAGCAAAACCAGCGGAGCCGTTCTCCTATGCTGATTTCACCTGGCTGAACGGCAACCCGCGTACCAAGGAGCCGGCGATTGATACCAAGTTCTTCACGCCGGAAATCCGAACTGACGTGGATTACATCTACGACTTTAATCATCCCAAAGACAACACCATTAGTGGGTCCAGCGAGGTGTTTCGCGCCAATGAAGTTCAGATGACGCAATTAGGCGTTGGTGGCGACTTCCATTACGACAATGTGCGCGCCCGCCTGATGACTCAGTTCGGAATGTATTCCCAGACCACGCCGCGGAACGACGCCAGTCCCGCCCGCGGACAGTGGAACCTGGCCGATGCCTATCGCTACATATCCGAAGCCTACGGCGGCTACCACTTCAATGCACTGCATGGAATTAACGTGGACGCGGGCATCTTCATGTCCTACGTCGGATTGTTCAGCTATTACAACTTTGACAACTGGGCCTATCAGCCTTCGTACGTGTCCTCCAATACGCCATGGTTCTTTAACGGCGTGCGCGTTCAGATCTTCCCCACCGAAAAGCTGAAGATCGAGCCCTGGTTCACCAACGGCTGGCAATCCTATGGCAAGTTCAACAAGCGTCCCGGCATTGGAATGCAGTTTCTGTGGCGGCCGAACGGCAGGTGGTCCATTCTCGGCAACCAATACTTGCTGGGCCGCGACACCCTCGGTGTAACCGGCCGCACCCGCTTCCATACGGACGACAGCATCCAGTACAAATACTACGATGAGCCGCAGACCTTCATCAGCAAGGCGGCTTTCTCACTCACCATCGATGCCGGTTGCGAGAGCGGCGGCGGCGTAGCTTGCTTCAGTTCGTCAGCCGGGGTTCCCAAGCAGACCTTCCTCGGCATCATGTTCTACAACCGCGTGTGGCTGCACAAGGATCTGTTCGCCGTGACCATTGGCGGCGGCGCGATTGACAATCCTGGACGTTATCTCGTGCTACTGCCGCCCATCAACGGAGCCACCGCGGCTTCCGGCACGCCGTATTTCACGGAGAACCCAGGCGATTCTTACCGTGCGTGGGATGCCTCCACGACTTTCGACTACATGCCCAGTCAGTACATAACGTTCCGCTGGGAATACAATCATCGCGCTACCAACGTCCCCTACTGGTCGGGTGGAGGCGGAGTAACCCCGCCAGGCGGCAACACCGGGCCGCCGGGTTCTTTGGTCGACGGATTCACGCCTGATCTGCGCAAGCGTGAGAATCGCTTGAACATGGCAATTCTCGTGAAGTTCTAAGCGTATGCCTGCGATGCTCGCAACCACTCTGGAGGAGATTGCTCTATGAAAGACCTGATTTTCTTGGCCGTGACCGTGGCGTTCTTTGTCTTGTCCATCGGTTATGTGCGCTT
This genomic interval carries:
- a CDS encoding outer membrane beta-barrel protein produces the protein MNQILCRPRYVVVCLLALIVWQQNSFAAEHEESQQASATADQQIPPAVAKELEAMKKRIAQLEAELSSHMASSQPTTAVQSAKGTAPILSVAPAKPAVPAEEAVATPAAAPGTEKAKPAEPFSYADFTWLNGNPRTKEPAIDTKFFTPEIRTDVDYIYDFNHPKDNTISGSSEVFRANEVQMTQLGVGGDFHYDNVRARLMTQFGMYSQTTPRNDASPARGQWNLADAYRYISEAYGGYHFNALHGINVDAGIFMSYVGLFSYYNFDNWAYQPSYVSSNTPWFFNGVRVQIFPTEKLKIEPWFTNGWQSYGKFNKRPGIGMQFLWRPNGRWSILGNQYLLGRDTLGVTGRTRFHTDDSIQYKYYDEPQTFISKAAFSLTIDAGCESGGGVACFSSSAGVPKQTFLGIMFYNRVWLHKDLFAVTIGGGAIDNPGRYLVLLPPINGATAASGTPYFTENPGDSYRAWDASTTFDYMPSQYITFRWEYNHRATNVPYWSGGGGVTPPGGNTGPPGSLVDGFTPDLRKRENRLNMAILVKF